A genomic stretch from Oreochromis niloticus isolate F11D_XX linkage group LG11, O_niloticus_UMD_NMBU, whole genome shotgun sequence includes:
- the mal2 gene encoding protein MAL2 has protein sequence MSEPAANPAVNPAATSFPTATITLPLGLGVLRTYSGALLCLEILFGGLVWILVASSNVPVPLLQGWVMFVSVTTFVFSSAYLALLITGLADRINTDWNFLDLFYHFIAVLFYFAAFVLEAATTAAVKIQTNQTACITKPPSNILTFLNSRQYSINVVATIFAFVVTLCYGCSMVMGFKRWRK, from the exons aTGTCGGAACCAGCCGCCAACCCCGCTGTCAACCCCGCTGCCACCTCGTTTCCAACGGCAACTATTACTTTACCTTTGGGACTGGGCGTGTTGAGGACTTATTCCGGAGCCCTCCTCTGTTTAGAAATA ttaTTTGGTGGTCTAGTATGGATCCTGGTGGCTTCGTCCAATGTGCCGGTGCCCCTGCTGCAGGGCTGGGTGATGTTTGTCTCTGTAACCACCTTCGTCTTCTCCTCCGCCTACCTCGCTCTCCTCATCACTGGTTTGGCTGACCGCATCAATACGGACTGGAACTTCTTG GATCTTTTTTACCATTTCATCGCTGTCCTCTTCTACTTTGCCGCCTTTGTGTTGGaggcagcaacaacagcagctgtCAAGATTCAAACAAACCAAACTGCATGCATAACGAAACCTCCCAGCAATATTTTGACATTCCTGAATAGCAGGCAGTACAGTATTAATGTGGTAGCCACG ATATTTGCCTTTGTGGTGACACTATGCTATGGCTGCAGTATGGTGATGGGCTTCAAGAGGTGGAGGAAGTAA